The genomic segment GAATTGATTGTCACTAGAGAGCTTTCAGCAAaacatagttttctttcttccacagATGTTTCTTCTTCTCGATTTCTGAACTTTGGTATTCATGACCCAGCACAAACTGACCAGGGCAAAACATCTGTATCAAATATGCCTGTTCAAACTTCAGCAGCCACACTaggtttctttctctcctttcttgatAGGAGAGCAAGGACCCCATTTATCATGTCTTCCTTaatgacagattttatttttcctacacaATCTTTATCATTTGAGAACTATCAGACTGTTGCTTCATCTGCTACCACAATGACTTCAATAATTAGAAGCATTCCAGGGGCTGATATTAAGTTAAACAGGCACTCATTACTCTCCCGTGGATTCCTGCTTACAGCTGCCTCCATAAGTGCAACTCCAGTTGTCTCTAGGGGGGCTCAAGAGGATATTGAAGAATATTCAGCTGTTTCTTTAATTTCAAGAAAAGAGCCCTGGAGATTGCTGAGCTCCTCGATGTCTCCCATTTTTCCTGCCAAGATAATTATATCTAAACAGGTAACCATCTTAAACTCATCAGCCCTGCACCGATTTGGTACAAAAGCCTTCATTCCCAGTGACTATCAGGTTATTACTGAAGCTTCAAGCAACCAGAGACTCACAAACATCAAATCACAGGCTGCTGATTCTTTAAGAGAATTAAGCCAAATATGTGCAACATGTTCTACGACTGAAATAAAATCCTCTCATGAATTCTCAGATCAAGTTTTGCATAGCAAACAGTCCCACTTTTATGAGACATTCTGGATGAACTCAGCGATATTAGCCAGCTGGTATGCACTAATGGGAGCTCAAACTATCACTTCTGggcattcattttcttctgctacTGAAATAACACCATCAGTGGCATTCACAGAAGTgccatctttatttccttctaagATGAGTGCAAAAAGAACAATTTTATCCTCATCCTTGGAAGAATCCATTACCCTATCAAGTAATTTGGATGTTAATTTATGTTTGGAGATGACTTGTTTATCCATTGTCCCTTCACAAACTATGTCTTCAGACTTGATGAATTCTGATTTGACTTCACAACCAACTAATGATCAACTGTCAgtatcagaaaacattttaaaactattgagAATAAGACAATATGGCATAACTACAGGACCCACTGAGGAACTAAATCAAGACAGCTTATTGgacatggaaaaatataaaagatttcaTACACCGTTCAAACTTCACCCAAGTGATAGTTCTCTGGATTTTGAGTTAAACTTACAAAGTCATCCAGATGTTCCTTTAAAGACATATTCGGAAATTAGACATGCAAATGACCTAAAAAATAATCTTCCACCATTGACAGGCTCAATTCCTGATTTTTCAGAATTATCCACCAACGTTGCATTGTACACAGTTTCAGCAACTCCAGCACTTTCAATACAGATTTCCTCCATGTCTGTAACTAGGCCAGATTGGCCAGATTTTACAGATTATATGACCTCTCTTAAAAAAGACATCAAGAATTCTTCAGAATGGTTCAAATGGGAACTTCAGCCTAGTGTGCAGTATCAGGAATTTCCTACTGCCAGCCGTCATCTTCCCTTCACTAGATCTCTTACTTCGTCTTCACTGGAATCCATTCTGGCATCTCAACCGCCGATGATTTCTGGTGAGTTTCTCAGTTTCTGTTCAGTAAACTTTTAGAAATGAGTTTCTTTTCTATAGAGAAGAAAGAGTCTGTCATGGTCACCAGGTGCTCTAAACAGTCTTGTAATCAGGGCAGCAGTCAGTTCAATGGCGAAGGCACCTGCTGTTGTACCTGACACAGATGGTTATTCTTTATGCACTGCCACAAAGGCTACCAGATCAATACAGTAGTAGGTTGGAGACAGCTATACTGCTGGCAAGCAATCAGAAACTGAACTAGTTCAATTCATTACAACAGATCTTTCAAAGTTTAGAAATAACTcttattattctcatttcttgAAATAGCTTCTTTGTCAGATTGAACACAATTTAACACTCTTTCTAACGTTACCTTCAGCACTGGCATTTTTTAATATGGGAAAGGTGAAATCACTGGAACTTTATTGCAATTTCCTATCCTCTATGGCATGTTATAtcattgttaaatttaaaattgtgGTGTTTCATTTTATATGATGCAGAATATAAGTTAATTCCATGTCTTCTATTTAACAAAAgcactatacaaaaattaaaagagataataGCGTCTGTGAATTTGAATTCAGAGTCTTCATATATTAATGACAATCCAGTTTTCTTAGATAACACTTGTTACTTTAAAGCACCATTTGAAATCACCAATCTCTTCTCTCCTTGTGATTGCTATCAAATTGGCAAggatataaaaaaggaaaaaactttaaagaattgcatttatcagaaagacaaaatttttcattatttaaagatGTTCTATCTTGTGGAATTTTTAAGTGTTACTTTGTGGCAGTGAAATTAATTTTCCTttgataaaaaatgtttactctttttaagtctgtatatatatgggtgtgtgtttTTGCTTTACATATTGCCTCAACCTTTAAAAGGCTTTATGTGTGTAATTTATGGCTGAAAATTCAGTAACATGAAAAAACAAGTCATTCTTCTTGTTGGTATATTCAGTATGCTGTAATTTTCTCTATACAATTTCTTAACATGATAAATTAATTGCAAGTTTAAATGTAGTATTCTCCTTGTATGTTTACAGGCTGATAGAATGTGGTTTAGCTGATATGACCCATATACAATGCCTAATATGTCTTTTCTCACATACAAGGTTCTCGGCAAATGTAGCAGAGTTAAAATGTATCTCAAATAATTTGCCTCCTAACCACCTCTTAAAAATAATTGGGGCACTAATTCTTTAGGACCAGGAAATAAAACTTCAAGTTGGTTCTTGTTAAACATAATCCTGCTAATTTTCAATTTTCCCATCCTTCATTCCCATTGCaacttttcttttatgattttgacCTCACCCACATCTCCTAATCTCCTTCCAGTTTTTCTTGCCTTCCTAATCATTCAGTCATTATAATACATCATTTGCAATGCATTTGTTGGCATTCTCCAACATGTTCATCAGGGTCACATTGGTGAATAAACATACTCTAATTGGGTATTTGGGGAGAGTTTAATAGAGTGATTATTTGCTAAAATGTGGGTAGAGTTTAAGAAAATCTAAGGATAGTATGGTTCTGAGGAGACCCATAACAGCAAAACATAGTTACCAGCCTTGGGCCTAAAGAAACAGAggatgacggtttccaggttcattcatgtccctacaaaaagacacgatcattctcagcaaactgacataagaacagaaaaccaaacactgcatgttctcactcataggtgggtgttgaacagtgagaacacacggacacagggaggggagcatcacacactggggtctgtcggggggaaataggggagggacagtgcggggtggggagttggggagagatagcatggggagaaatgccagatataggtgatggggaggaaggcagctaaccacactgccatgtgtgtacctatgcaacagtctttgcatgttcttcacatgtatcccaaaacctaaaatgcaattaaaaaaaaaaaagaaacagagtaaagagaaggactagaactttaaaaaggaaagcttCTAGGTTACAGAAGCTCCAGCCTTTGGAAGTAGGACATAAATAATCCAATGCGAACAGACAGGGAGGAGACTAAACGATACCAGACAACCCCTTTCCTGTTGGCTTCTAGTCTTCTGCAGGTGCTTCTTATTAACCAAACCCGATCAGTAGCTGGAGGCTGAAGCCAATCCTTTGAACTGATCTCCAGTGTTTTCAGGGTACAATAAACAAGGGTGGAAAGAAGATCTGGAAGAACAAATGTTGATATATTAGGTTTCTACATTTGTCAATTCCCAGCTTATATTTTGTCAAAATTCATAATAATGTCTTGTTTCACCAAAAATCTGGATTTCCTTAAGTAGGCTCTTAATTTTTTTAGGCTATCCTAATTAATTTTGAATTGGCTTCTTAAAATTTGCATCacagtgattattttaatttttttctaatatttcttagCATGAGTGTCATAACCATCTTATTTGTTTAGCAAATGAGCTTAGTTTTAACTTCTCAACTGACAAATACCATCTAATCTAATTAGTCTTATTtccagactccatcttaaaattgTCTAGCagtgaaggaaaggaaaataagaagcCTTGGTGATAAAATTGTTCCAGAGCACTATGCTTAAAAGCCTATTCCTTATCCATGGAATGACTTTCACACCTTTCAGAACTCAATTGATGATAAAAAACtcaattttatacatatacatgtgggTAAACTTCTGCAGtcttagtttttggtttttgttttgttttttttttctgttaatccaTATGTCTTTCTTTACCCAATTCCAAACTGTCCTGATTACtatagtattttcttcttttaaaattgtttttcacaaTGTAAATGCAGATGTTTTCATAGTGGTCATTGTTTGGCATCCATGAAAGATTGGGTTCTAGGAACCTGCATATACCAAAATCTATAGATGCTCAACTCCCTTATGTAAATTAGCATAATATGGCAAGTAACCTACACATATTTTCCAAGATCCTTGTTACTATACCTAGAAGGATATCTGTTTCTCCTCCAAAATCTTGTCATGCTTCTTAAGCTGAATTGGCAAACCATAGCCCTTGAAGCCAAATCTTTTTCCATGCCTGCTTctgtaaataaagatttattcaAACACAGACATGCCTATTTGCTTACATATTGTCTACAGCTGCTTTCATACTTAGTGTCACAAAAGAATGAGTAGTTGTCAAGGAGGTCCTGTGACCTACACAACCTAAAATACTTACTGTCTAGCACTTTATAGAAAACGTTTGTCAGTTCCCACGTGAAGCACTTTCATATAGGTTAGCTAATATTTGACTAAAATAAGTATAATGGAAAAATCTACCTATTTACTTGTTTTCCTCTATATGTATGCATAGtttgttctttgatttttttttttttaaccaagttaCTCTCTAGGCACAATGTACTTACATCATTTTTTGATTTAAATCTCATTATAATATACTCTAAATAGAAGTAGAATGACAAATATTTCCAAGATGCTAAAGGATTAGTAtagtatttatctattttatacatACAAGGATCtagaaaatttttatcattttatcattgaAAAACCTAGGTATAGAGATACATTTTTGATGATAAAGCAAATTTGATAATTAAACACTGTATTGCTTATTGGAAATTTGTAATTATATTAAAGTCAGCAAACGTAAAACTAgcatacattattattataaatatgaacTTAATATAAAAAGGCAGTTGAAATACATATGCAATAAAGTACCTAAGGTAGCTAGCCCATCATTTTAGACTCTCTTGCTCTGGtaattttttcactttctattgggccatgaggaaaaaaattgaCACTCCCAGGTAGTGAACATAGTATCCAGTAGGTAGGTTTTTCAACTCCTACTTGCTCCCTCCCCTACTTCTATTACTCCACAGTGTCTACCTGTTCCTATCTTTATAGGTACTCACTGTTCAGCTGCCACTTAACACatgagaacattcagtattttgttttttgttcctgtgttaattcacttagggtGATGACCTCAAGCTGTGCATATATTACTGCAAAGGacttgattttgttcttttttgtggctgtgtagtattcgatgatatatatgtaccacattttatttatccagtccatcTTTGACTGGTACCTTgtttggtttcatgtctttgctattatgaatagtgcagTGATGaatatgtaagtgtgtgtgtgtctttttggtaaaactattttattttgagtatatatctGGTAATGAgagtgctgggtcaaatagtagtatttattttatctctaaatggaaatttttaagtctgaaagcaaaattagaaaattataaattaaatgttgaTAGTGAGTACATTTTATAGTACATTAACTAAAACTAATGCCTTTCTAAGCCAAAAGATGATCTTAAatattgttaaagaaaatatatgcagCCATGTCTTGCCTTCTAAGACAGACATTTGATTATTAAGCGTTCTTTTAAATTGATGAGAAAATGCTGACCACTGCAACAATAAAACAATTTCCAAATAAAAGCtataaatatgcattaaaatatattcaaaaattattaagagcAATCCAGTATCAAATTCAAAGTGGAACACAAATTTTAACTacctgtttgtatttttttttttctatttataatggTCTGAAGTAGGAAAGCCACAGTGAAAACACACTACAGGTGAGAGAGTAAATGGCACCATCTTTCTAGAGGATTATTTgctaacagaaattttaaaagcattaaaaataatttcaattttagaaaattattactGATGAGAatgatattattaaaattaaaatttgaaaacaattatcCTAAGATagctttattaaataaatattgacaTGGAAAACTGATCATCTCATCctatgaaacaaaaatagtaaaaccATGTATacaacctatttttaaaaacatgtatacatGCACAGCACATATATTTAACCTAATTCTTCTAGAACGTTAGTATTGTTTTTaacacttatttatattttctgcatgttttacacattagtattttctttttatcagaaCAAATATGTTTTTGCAAATATGTTTATAGtgagaaattaagaatttttcagaaagcatatttgatcattttattcatattagattaaaatatttacaaaaattttgaaaaatatgtagaaaattatTATAAGTCATAGCATTATAATAGTTAACAGGAAATCAATTGAAAAAAGTGTAGTATATATCTTGCATGGAGCATAGAGCTATATTTTATGTCCAAACATGCCatctacatatttataataagatGATTATGTTTATGTTGAAATCATTAGTCACATTTCTAcagcattatttacattttagtgaAATTAGAAGAACAGTTGGATGGAATTAATCACATCATTTTATTCACTATCCAGTTGTTCAACTATGATTGAATTGTTTGCCTGCTTGCTTATTTGGTCCCAGAAATGTTCAAATATGAGCTACAgctctttaaaataatatctctTTGTTTTCTACCTATTTTTAATCACATGTTAATATCCTAGAGTTTTTTGAATAATGTTTACATCCCAGGGTTTTCATACTCCACATtcttatatttacattttgtaaaaCAGCAAATGTGGAAGAAGTTGTCCTTCTTATTAAAACTGTTAAAACACCAAAGATGGTCTTGCTATAACTGAAATGTTGACACTTCCAACCATACCTCCCCAAGTTACTTT from the Saimiri boliviensis isolate mSaiBol1 chromosome 4, mSaiBol1.pri, whole genome shotgun sequence genome contains:
- the LOC141579921 gene encoding protein eyes shut homolog; its protein translation is MENEPGSTCLCIPGFTTCSVGLLCDDEIRRISCLPPTFQRTNAIFTQTYTVPPSETLVSSFPSVKATRILTIMDTYPVDQGLKQTGIVKHDILPTTDWATLRISTSLESYFLEELIVTRELSAKHSFLSSTDVSSSRFLNFGIHDPAQTDQGKTSVSNMPVQTSAATLGFFLSFLDRRARTPFIMSSLMTDFIFPTQSLSFENYQTVASSATTMTSIIRSIPGADIKLNRHSLLSRGFLLTAASISATPVVSRGAQEDIEEYSAVSLISRKEPWRLLSSSMSPIFPAKIIISKQVTILNSSALHRFGTKAFIPSDYQVITEASSNQRLTNIKSQAADSLRELSQICATCSTTEIKSSHEFSDQVLHSKQSHFYETFWMNSAILASWYALMGAQTITSGHSFSSATEITPSVAFTEVPSLFPSKMSAKRTILSSSLEESITLSSNLDVNLCLEMTCLSIVPSQTMSSDLMNSDLTSQPTNDQLSVSENILKLLRIRQYGITTGPTEELNQDSLLDMEKYKRFHTPFKLHPSDSSLDFELNLQSHPDVPLKTYSEIRHANDLKNNLPPLTGSIPDFSELSTNVALYTVSATPALSIQISSMSVTRPDWPDFTDYMTSLKKDIKNSSEWFKWELQPSVQYQEFPTASRHLPFTRSLTSSSLESILASQPPMISDFSCVRYHGDSYLEFQNVLLNPQSNISLEFQTFGSYGLLLYFKEDSNLVDGFFIQLFIENGTLKYHLYCPDEAKLKTINTTVRVDDGQKYTLLIRQELDPCKAELTILGRNTQTSKSINHVLGKPLPKSGSVFIGGFPDLRGKIQIPIPVKNFTGCIEVIEINNRRSFIPSNAVKNYHTDNCRSQGFMLSPTASFVDDSDVTQRIDTMWTSITPSVAAPSACQENLCHNGGTCHPIFPSSGVVSFQCDCPLHFTGRFCEKDAGLFLPSFNGNSYVELPFLKSVLEKEHNRTVTIYLTIKTNSLNGTILYSNGNNFGKQFLHLFLVEGRPSVKYGCGNSQNILTVSANYSININAFIPITIR